From Streptomyces sp. NBC_00775, one genomic window encodes:
- a CDS encoding MetQ/NlpA family ABC transporter substrate-binding protein, which translates to MRKHVISAAAAALALGLGVTACGSGSDSGGGGGDDDALVVGATAVPAGEVLSYIKKDLAEKAGLKLEIKEFTDYVLPNTALQEGTLDANLYQNQPFLDEFNKSKGTDLVSVVKAYLPPMGVYSKKITDIAKLADGATVAVPNETTNEGRALKLLASKGLITLKEGTGTTASPADITANPKHLKFKELDPAQLPRSLDDVTAAVINNNYAQDAGLSPAQDAILLESAKDNPYANLLAVKKGNEDDPRVKKLATLLTSSEVKKFIEDKYKGSVLPVISG; encoded by the coding sequence ATGCGCAAGCACGTCATATCCGCGGCGGCCGCCGCACTGGCACTCGGGCTCGGCGTCACCGCCTGTGGCTCGGGCTCGGACTCCGGCGGCGGGGGTGGTGACGACGACGCCCTGGTCGTCGGCGCCACCGCCGTCCCGGCCGGCGAGGTCCTGTCGTACATCAAGAAGGACCTCGCCGAGAAGGCCGGCCTCAAGCTGGAGATCAAGGAGTTCACGGACTACGTCCTGCCGAACACCGCGCTCCAGGAGGGCACGCTCGACGCGAACCTGTACCAGAACCAGCCGTTCCTGGACGAGTTCAACAAGTCCAAGGGCACCGACCTCGTGTCGGTCGTCAAGGCGTACCTGCCGCCCATGGGCGTGTACTCGAAGAAGATCACGGACATCGCGAAGCTTGCCGACGGAGCCACCGTCGCCGTGCCGAACGAGACCACCAACGAGGGCCGCGCCCTCAAACTCCTCGCCTCCAAGGGCCTGATCACGCTCAAGGAGGGGACGGGAACGACCGCGTCCCCGGCGGACATCACGGCCAACCCGAAGCACCTGAAGTTCAAGGAGCTGGACCCCGCTCAGCTGCCGCGCTCGCTCGACGACGTGACGGCCGCGGTCATCAACAACAACTACGCCCAGGACGCGGGCCTCAGCCCCGCCCAGGACGCGATCCTCCTGGAGTCCGCGAAGGACAACCCCTACGCGAACCTCCTGGCCGTCAAGAAGGGCAACGAGGACGACCCGCGGGTCAAGAAGCTCGCGACGCTTCTCACTTCGTCCGAGGTGAAGAAGTTCATCGAGGACAAGTACAAGGGCTCGGTCCTGCCGGTCATCTCCGGCTGA
- a CDS encoding GNAT family N-acetyltransferase, with protein sequence MTSTFPNISISTERLVLRALDEDDVPALAEMMNDEMVAAWTSVPQPFTEDGARTWITEYAPTERAEGRGLDLAVTEFLTQRLVGIIQLGKTNWHVRSTELSYIIAPWARGEGYASEAALATAQWLFGDQKFERIELRTAADNTASQQVAQKIGCISEGVLRNACIARTRTEDGTWVDLRTDFIVWSLLPEDLDGVGEQFADSGGFTSFSDWN encoded by the coding sequence ATGACGAGCACCTTCCCCAACATCTCCATCAGTACGGAGCGGTTGGTCCTGCGCGCGCTCGACGAGGACGACGTACCCGCCCTGGCCGAGATGATGAACGACGAGATGGTGGCGGCCTGGACGTCGGTGCCCCAGCCCTTCACCGAGGACGGCGCCCGCACCTGGATCACCGAGTACGCGCCCACGGAGCGCGCGGAGGGCCGCGGACTCGACCTCGCCGTCACCGAGTTCCTCACTCAGCGACTGGTCGGCATCATCCAGCTCGGCAAGACGAACTGGCATGTGCGGTCCACCGAACTCTCGTACATCATCGCCCCCTGGGCACGCGGCGAGGGCTACGCCTCCGAGGCGGCGCTCGCCACCGCCCAATGGCTCTTCGGCGACCAGAAGTTCGAGCGCATCGAACTGCGTACGGCGGCCGACAACACCGCCTCGCAGCAGGTCGCCCAGAAGATCGGCTGCATCAGCGAGGGAGTGCTGCGCAACGCCTGCATAGCGCGCACCCGCACCGAGGACGGGACCTGGGTCGACCTGCGCACCGACTTCATCGTGTGGAGCCTGCTGCCGGAGGACCTCGACGGCGTCGGCGAGCAGTTCGCCGACAGCGGCGGTTTCACGTCGTTCTCCGACTGGAACTGA
- the cbiE gene encoding precorrin-6y C5,15-methyltransferase (decarboxylating) subunit CbiE, giving the protein MADRVTVIGWDGSPLTAAARSALGAATLVAGAAHHLALPEVPATAERVRLGSVGLAARRIASHRGTAVVLADGDPGFFGVVRTLRSREFGLEVEVVPAVSSVAAAFARAGMPWDDAQVVVAHRRTLRRAVNVCRAHTKVAVLTSPGAGPAELGLLLEGVHRTFVICEELGTAAERVTILTSDKAADHTWRDPNVVIVIGGFVATAEDGGWIAGRDPGTGPRGWALPAQAYGGALGEGETDLLRAAQLARLGPRVGDLVWDIGSGSGAFATEAARTGAAVIAVDRNPGCCARTEDSARRFGVQMQIVHGTAPHVLENLPEPDVVRVGGGGVEVVSAVADRRPQRIVTHAATRDAAELIGRDLTEHGYQVECALIQSVELDTRAWTEKERSVAFLLSGRLPDRAP; this is encoded by the coding sequence ATGGCCGACCGGGTCACGGTGATCGGCTGGGACGGCTCGCCACTGACCGCCGCGGCGCGCTCCGCACTCGGTGCCGCCACGCTGGTGGCCGGCGCGGCCCACCACCTCGCACTCCCCGAGGTGCCCGCGACCGCCGAACGCGTCCGCCTCGGCAGCGTCGGCCTCGCCGCCCGCCGGATCGCGAGCCACCGGGGCACCGCCGTCGTCCTCGCCGACGGAGACCCGGGCTTCTTCGGCGTCGTCCGCACCCTGCGGAGCCGCGAGTTCGGCCTGGAGGTCGAAGTGGTGCCCGCGGTCTCCTCGGTGGCCGCCGCCTTCGCCCGCGCCGGTATGCCCTGGGACGACGCACAGGTGGTCGTCGCACATCGCCGCACCCTGCGACGCGCGGTGAATGTATGCCGCGCCCACACCAAGGTCGCCGTCCTCACCTCGCCCGGGGCAGGCCCCGCCGAACTCGGTCTGCTCCTCGAAGGAGTGCACCGCACCTTCGTCATCTGCGAGGAACTCGGCACCGCGGCCGAGCGGGTCACGATCCTCACCTCCGACAAGGCCGCCGACCACACCTGGCGCGACCCCAATGTCGTCATCGTCATCGGCGGCTTCGTGGCCACGGCCGAGGACGGCGGCTGGATCGCCGGCCGTGACCCGGGCACCGGACCGCGCGGCTGGGCGCTGCCCGCCCAGGCGTACGGCGGTGCGCTCGGCGAAGGCGAAACGGATCTGCTGCGCGCCGCCCAACTCGCCCGCCTGGGCCCGCGCGTCGGCGACCTCGTCTGGGACATCGGCTCCGGCAGCGGCGCCTTCGCCACCGAGGCCGCGCGCACCGGCGCCGCCGTCATCGCGGTCGACCGCAACCCGGGATGCTGCGCCCGCACCGAGGACTCCGCCCGCCGCTTCGGCGTCCAGATGCAGATCGTGCACGGCACCGCGCCGCACGTCCTGGAGAACCTTCCCGAACCCGATGTAGTACGCGTCGGAGGCGGGGGAGTGGAGGTGGTCTCGGCCGTCGCCGACCGCCGTCCGCAGCGCATCGTGACGCACGCCGCGACCCGCGACGCGGCCGAACTCATCGGCCGGGACCTGACGGAGCACGGCTACCAGGTCGAGTGCGCGCTCATTCAGTCCGTCGAACTCGATACAAGGGCCTGGACGGAGAAGGAGCGGAGCGTCGCGTTCCTGCTCAGCGGCCGTTTGCCGGATCGCGCCCCGTGA
- the cobT gene encoding nicotinate-nucleotide--dimethylbenzimidazole phosphoribosyltransferase, whose product MTDTGQVPGEGLPENAGMVEQPGVTAPGAYTFLDPSENPVEDDDLLLMPGAPGAQGAWGNEVPPPAPMPFLHEPGPHEMAGRDSGAVDLGAVRAPNLAPAPQPTTPRRPLHLGPPTPDGSASPVRSLADRGPAGAPVSPAPVTPSPVADPVIAAPVTPVRHAGPPTVGPEYLDVPQLGEIPPQGAVPWGVPPVASDAGVAETVVPEPGPALESLTPAEAAPVAEAAQPAEAPGLAPAPQAQAQVAEAAAEPQALQVAEGSPAPQEPAGAQAPETAPVLDGSQVPQTPDATPFPAAPEVPHAFQATDDTDGNGHAAHADGAHASAHEAAPAQILPDVEHVAPAQNLAPVPDLAPAHAPQAGHAAPPHFAEQGAYGVDPAEPAAQFTDPGVHIPEPAAQFADAGSVGFHGEAPQPLATAVASAPEVAQAALSADASHGQSVPGLEAFQAQQFAAPAAFAENGSAEALHGIPVSVAAHAEAPQASADWRHGEQHFPDAVGATGASGLPGTPLEPHADQPLGEFVPVEGLVPTTPHLAPTPPHAMIVPPLPSEEQPVAEEPADETIVVAPAPTQEIAGEPVEAITEETVEESPETPAAETEPIAPAVVPAPREAEAEAEAEPQVETRPEVLPVPEPFAAEPEPVVVAQQAEDLDTQVADQEESTAVVEDVRESTGPAAPGYDDAEREAVLRVMRERRDIRNGFRSDPIPHDVLLRVLEAAHTAPSVGHSQPWDFVVIRSADTRRSMHELAARQREAYAKSLPKGRAKQFKELKIEAILDTPVNIVVTADPTRGGRHTLGRHTQPQMAPYSSALAVENLWLAARAEGLGVGWVSFFDEREMVRALGLPEHLEVVAYLCVGYVDEFPDEPELMQAGWSKRRPLSWVVHEETYGRRALPGEEPHDLLAETVSNIRPLDAKALGEAWERQKRMTKPAGALGMLEIISAQLSGLSRMCPPPIPEPAAVAIFAGDHGVHAQGVTPWPQEVTAQMVANFLGGGAVCNAFANQVGAEVCVIDVGVASDLPATPGLLPRKVRAGTADMTTGPAMSREEVIAAIEVGIETARDLVAAGNKALLTGEMGIANTTASAALISVFTDTDPSEVTGRGTGINDETLARKTEVVRRAIELHQPDPADPIGALAAIGGLEHAAMVGLLLGGASLRTPVILDGVSAGAAALVARAIAPEVLAACIAGHRSAEPGHVAALNKLGLRPLVDLDLRLGEGTGALLALPVVQSAARAMHEVATFDSAGVTEK is encoded by the coding sequence ATGACCGACACCGGCCAGGTCCCGGGCGAGGGATTGCCGGAGAACGCAGGCATGGTGGAGCAGCCGGGCGTCACCGCGCCGGGCGCGTACACCTTCCTCGACCCCTCCGAGAACCCCGTCGAGGACGACGACCTGCTTCTGATGCCGGGCGCCCCGGGCGCCCAGGGCGCGTGGGGCAACGAGGTGCCGCCGCCGGCCCCGATGCCCTTCCTCCACGAGCCGGGCCCGCACGAGATGGCCGGGCGCGACAGTGGCGCGGTCGACCTCGGCGCCGTCCGCGCGCCGAACCTGGCGCCCGCCCCGCAGCCGACGACGCCGCGCCGCCCGCTGCACCTCGGCCCGCCGACACCGGACGGCTCCGCGAGCCCGGTGCGCTCGCTGGCCGACCGCGGCCCGGCGGGTGCCCCGGTGAGCCCCGCTCCCGTCACCCCGTCGCCCGTGGCCGATCCCGTGATCGCCGCCCCCGTAACTCCCGTACGGCACGCGGGTCCGCCGACGGTCGGGCCCGAGTACCTCGATGTGCCGCAGCTCGGTGAGATTCCGCCGCAGGGCGCGGTCCCGTGGGGCGTACCGCCCGTGGCGTCCGACGCGGGGGTTGCAGAAACGGTCGTGCCGGAGCCGGGACCGGCGCTCGAGTCCCTCACGCCGGCCGAGGCCGCGCCGGTCGCCGAGGCGGCCCAGCCCGCCGAGGCCCCGGGACTCGCGCCCGCTCCCCAGGCGCAGGCTCAGGTCGCGGAGGCGGCTGCCGAACCCCAGGCGCTCCAGGTCGCGGAGGGTTCGCCGGCCCCCCAGGAACCGGCAGGCGCCCAGGCTCCCGAGACCGCACCCGTCCTGGACGGCTCGCAGGTCCCGCAGACTCCGGACGCGACGCCCTTCCCGGCGGCCCCGGAGGTTCCGCACGCCTTCCAGGCGACGGACGACACCGACGGTAACGGGCACGCCGCGCATGCGGACGGCGCCCACGCATCCGCGCACGAGGCCGCCCCGGCGCAGATCCTGCCGGACGTCGAGCACGTGGCGCCCGCGCAGAACCTCGCCCCGGTTCCGGACCTCGCGCCCGCACACGCCCCGCAGGCAGGGCACGCGGCCCCGCCGCACTTCGCCGAGCAGGGCGCCTACGGAGTCGACCCGGCCGAGCCGGCGGCCCAGTTCACGGACCCCGGTGTCCATATCCCGGAACCGGCTGCCCAGTTCGCGGACGCGGGATCCGTGGGATTCCACGGGGAGGCCCCGCAGCCGCTCGCGACAGCCGTCGCGTCCGCTCCCGAGGTCGCGCAGGCCGCGCTCTCCGCGGACGCCTCGCACGGCCAGTCGGTGCCCGGCCTCGAAGCCTTCCAGGCCCAGCAGTTCGCGGCCCCGGCCGCCTTCGCCGAGAACGGCTCCGCCGAGGCACTGCACGGCATCCCGGTGAGTGTGGCCGCGCACGCGGAGGCCCCCCAGGCATCCGCGGACTGGCGCCACGGCGAGCAGCACTTCCCCGATGCCGTTGGGGCGACCGGCGCGTCCGGACTCCCGGGCACTCCCCTGGAGCCCCACGCGGACCAGCCCCTCGGCGAGTTCGTGCCCGTGGAGGGGCTGGTGCCCACGACCCCGCACCTGGCTCCGACTCCGCCGCACGCCATGATCGTGCCGCCTCTCCCCTCGGAGGAGCAGCCCGTGGCCGAGGAGCCCGCCGACGAGACGATCGTGGTGGCGCCCGCCCCCACTCAGGAGATCGCCGGGGAGCCCGTCGAGGCGATCACCGAGGAGACCGTCGAGGAATCTCCGGAGACGCCCGCCGCGGAAACGGAGCCGATCGCTCCGGCGGTCGTACCGGCGCCCCGGGAAGCCGAAGCCGAAGCCGAAGCCGAACCGCAAGTCGAAACCAGGCCCGAGGTACTCCCCGTACCGGAACCGTTCGCCGCGGAGCCGGAGCCCGTAGTAGTCGCACAGCAAGCGGAGGACCTGGACACCCAGGTCGCCGACCAGGAAGAGAGCACGGCCGTAGTGGAAGACGTACGAGAGTCCACCGGCCCGGCGGCCCCCGGCTACGACGACGCCGAGCGCGAGGCCGTGCTGCGCGTGATGCGCGAGCGCCGCGACATCCGCAACGGCTTCCGCAGCGACCCGATCCCGCACGACGTGCTGCTCCGTGTCCTGGAGGCCGCGCACACCGCGCCGTCCGTCGGCCACTCCCAGCCCTGGGACTTCGTCGTCATCCGCTCCGCCGACACCCGGCGGTCGATGCACGAACTGGCCGCCCGCCAGCGCGAGGCGTACGCGAAGTCGCTGCCCAAGGGCCGTGCCAAGCAGTTCAAGGAACTGAAGATCGAGGCCATCCTCGACACCCCGGTGAACATCGTCGTCACCGCCGACCCGACCCGCGGCGGCCGTCACACCCTGGGCCGTCACACCCAGCCGCAGATGGCCCCGTACTCCTCCGCGCTCGCGGTCGAGAACCTCTGGCTCGCGGCCCGCGCCGAGGGCCTCGGCGTCGGCTGGGTCAGCTTCTTCGACGAGCGCGAGATGGTCCGCGCCCTGGGCCTGCCCGAGCACCTCGAAGTGGTCGCCTACCTGTGTGTCGGTTACGTCGACGAGTTCCCGGACGAGCCCGAGCTGATGCAGGCCGGCTGGTCCAAGCGCCGCCCGCTGTCATGGGTCGTGCACGAGGAGACGTACGGCCGTCGCGCGCTGCCCGGCGAGGAGCCGCACGACCTGCTCGCCGAGACGGTCTCCAACATCCGCCCGCTGGACGCCAAGGCGCTCGGTGAGGCGTGGGAGCGCCAGAAGCGGATGACCAAGCCCGCGGGTGCGCTCGGCATGCTGGAGATCATCTCCGCGCAGCTGTCGGGCCTGTCCCGGATGTGCCCGCCGCCGATCCCGGAGCCCGCGGCCGTCGCCATCTTCGCGGGCGACCACGGCGTGCACGCCCAGGGCGTCACCCCCTGGCCGCAGGAGGTCACCGCCCAGATGGTGGCCAACTTCCTGGGCGGCGGCGCGGTCTGCAACGCGTTCGCCAACCAGGTGGGCGCCGAGGTCTGCGTCATCGACGTGGGCGTCGCCTCCGACCTCCCGGCGACCCCGGGCCTCCTCCCGCGCAAGGTCCGTGCGGGTACCGCCGACATGACCACGGGTCCCGCGATGTCCCGCGAGGAGGTCATCGCGGCCATCGAGGTGGGCATCGAGACGGCCCGCGACCTGGTGGCGGCAGGCAACAAGGCCCTCCTGACGGGCGAGATGGGCATCGCCAACACCACGGCGTCGGCGGCCCTGATCTCCGTCTTCACGGACACTGACCCGTCCGAGGTGACGGGCCGCGGCACCGGCATCAACGACGAGACCCTGGCCCGCAAGACCGAGGTCGTCCGCCGCGCCATCGAACTCCACCAGCCGGACCCCGCCGACCCCATCGGCGCCCTCGCGGCCATCGGC